The following are from one region of the Fundidesulfovibrio soli genome:
- the murC gene encoding UDP-N-acetylmuramate--L-alanine ligase encodes MRTQVNRIHMVGIGGSGMSGIAEVLLNLGYQVTGSDMSLSDTVKRLQRLGAEISIGHGRENLGQADVLVKSTAITEANPEVEEARRKGIPVIPRAEMLAELMRLRSGIAVAGTHGKTTTTSLLATIFSEAGLDPTVIIGGRLNAMGANARLGEGQYLIAEADESDGSFLCLSPVMTVVTNVDADHLDFYSGQNEIDASFIRFCNAIPFYGMNVICLDDPGVRRILPRINRPVLTYGVQDAKARLRGRILDSGSRPRFEVLLDGELWGEVTLNHPGRHNIQNALGAIGVAIEAGLEKKAVLAALANFAGVGRRFEKKGERDGVLVIDDYGHHPAEITATLTTAKSCYPDRRLVVLFQPHRFTRTQALFGDFCKSFEEVDELVLTEIYPASEKPIPGVSGQSLAQGIRQVSKTKVTYVPDFDAALHTLQAMLRPGDVLITLGAGSVWKVGVQFLEGAHGA; translated from the coding sequence ATGCGCACCCAGGTGAACCGCATCCACATGGTGGGCATCGGCGGGTCGGGCATGTCCGGCATCGCAGAGGTGCTCCTGAACCTGGGCTATCAGGTCACGGGCTCCGACATGTCCCTCTCGGACACGGTCAAGCGCCTGCAGCGCCTGGGCGCGGAAATCTCCATCGGCCACGGCCGCGAAAACCTGGGCCAGGCCGACGTGCTGGTCAAGTCCACGGCCATCACCGAGGCCAACCCCGAGGTTGAGGAAGCCCGCCGCAAGGGCATCCCGGTGATCCCCAGGGCCGAGATGCTGGCCGAGCTGATGCGCCTGCGCTCAGGCATCGCGGTGGCAGGGACCCACGGCAAGACCACGACCACGTCGCTTTTGGCCACCATCTTCTCCGAGGCCGGGCTCGACCCCACGGTCATCATCGGCGGCAGGCTCAACGCCATGGGCGCCAACGCCCGCCTGGGCGAGGGGCAGTACCTCATCGCCGAGGCCGACGAGTCCGACGGCTCATTCCTGTGCCTCTCCCCGGTGATGACGGTGGTCACCAACGTGGACGCCGACCATCTGGACTTCTACTCCGGTCAGAACGAGATCGACGCCAGCTTCATCCGCTTCTGCAACGCCATCCCCTTCTACGGGATGAACGTGATCTGCCTGGACGACCCGGGCGTGCGCCGCATCCTGCCGCGCATCAACCGCCCGGTGCTGACCTACGGCGTGCAGGACGCCAAGGCACGCCTGCGCGGCCGTATTCTGGACTCCGGGTCGCGCCCCCGTTTCGAGGTGCTCCTGGACGGCGAGCTCTGGGGCGAGGTGACCCTGAACCACCCGGGCCGCCACAACATCCAGAACGCCCTGGGCGCCATCGGCGTGGCCATCGAGGCGGGGCTCGAGAAGAAGGCCGTCCTGGCCGCGCTGGCCAACTTCGCGGGCGTGGGCCGCCGCTTCGAGAAGAAGGGCGAGCGCGACGGCGTGCTGGTCATCGACGACTACGGCCATCATCCGGCCGAGATCACGGCCACGCTGACCACCGCCAAGAGCTGCTACCCGGACCGCAGGCTCGTGGTGCTCTTCCAGCCGCACCGCTTCACCCGCACCCAGGCCCTGTTCGGCGACTTCTGCAAGAGCTTCGAGGAAGTGGACGAGCTGGTGCTCACCGAGATCTACCCGGCGTCGGAAAAGCCCATCCCCGGCGTCTCCGGCCAGAGCCTGGCCCAGGGCATCCGTCAGGTCTCCAAGACCAAGGTGACCTACGTGCCGGACTTCGACGCGGCCCTGCACACCCTGCAGGCCATGCTGCGCCCCGGCGACGTGCTCATCACCCTGGGCGCGGGCAGCGTCTGGAAGGTGGGCGTACAGTTCCTGGAGGGGGCGCATGGCGCTTAA
- the murG gene encoding undecaprenyldiphospho-muramoylpentapeptide beta-N-acetylglucosaminyltransferase: MKRAIVTTGGTGGHIFPALAVAAELKAMHPGVEILFVGGEGPEGDLARRAGVSFRGLAVRGVLGRGLKAVPAMLRMAWSLVTALGIVRDFRPQVVAGFGGYAGFCPVLAAWMLRVPTAVHEQNSVPGVTNRFLGRVVDKVMVTYPDETHAFPASKVLVTGNPVRPEIAGYVETEPSRVVPKRVLVLGGSQGARAVNRLMVTAWPRLAAEGVELWHQTGSADYESFSQHYRGQAGVRVEPFITDMAGAYAWADLVIGRAGASTLAELACMGKPSLLVPFPHATHDHQRVNASWLEREGAAVVIDEKDLTADLLAGTILGLLGDQNKLLAMGRAARAQAKPDAAGVIARELTRLAA, from the coding sequence ATGAAGCGCGCCATCGTTACCACGGGCGGCACCGGCGGCCACATCTTCCCCGCGCTGGCGGTGGCGGCCGAGCTGAAGGCCATGCACCCCGGCGTGGAGATCCTCTTCGTGGGCGGCGAAGGCCCCGAGGGCGATCTGGCCCGCAGGGCGGGCGTGAGCTTCCGGGGACTGGCCGTGCGCGGCGTGCTCGGCCGGGGCCTCAAGGCGGTGCCCGCCATGCTGCGGATGGCCTGGAGTCTGGTCACCGCGCTGGGCATCGTCAGGGATTTCAGGCCGCAGGTGGTGGCCGGTTTCGGCGGCTACGCCGGGTTCTGCCCGGTGCTGGCCGCCTGGATGCTGCGCGTGCCTACGGCCGTGCACGAACAGAACAGCGTTCCCGGGGTGACGAACCGTTTCCTTGGCCGGGTGGTGGACAAGGTGATGGTGACTTATCCCGACGAAACCCACGCTTTCCCGGCCTCCAAGGTGCTCGTCACGGGCAACCCGGTGCGCCCCGAAATCGCGGGATACGTCGAGACGGAGCCCTCGCGGGTGGTGCCAAAAAGGGTTCTTGTCTTGGGTGGCAGCCAAGGGGCCCGGGCCGTCAACCGGCTGATGGTGACGGCCTGGCCCCGTTTGGCCGCTGAAGGGGTGGAGCTCTGGCACCAGACCGGCTCCGCCGACTACGAGTCCTTCTCGCAGCACTATCGCGGGCAGGCGGGCGTCCGTGTGGAGCCCTTCATCACGGACATGGCCGGGGCCTACGCCTGGGCCGACCTGGTGATCGGCCGCGCCGGGGCCTCCACCCTGGCCGAGCTGGCCTGCATGGGCAAACCCTCGCTGCTGGTGCCCTTCCCGCACGCCACCCACGACCACCAGCGCGTGAACGCCTCCTGGCTGGAGCGCGAGGGCGCTGCGGTGGTCATCGACGAGAAGGACCTGACGGCCGATCTCCTGGCCGGCACAATCCTCGGGCTGCTGGGCGACCAGAACAAACTTCTGGCCATGGGCCGCGCCGCGCGCGCCCAGGCCAAACCGGACGCCGCCGGGGTGATCGCGCGCGAGCTCACCCGGCTGGCGGCATGA
- the murD gene encoding UDP-N-acetylmuramoyl-L-alanine--D-glutamate ligase, with product MQALIHKSQLAGHKAVVVGAAVSGVAAARLLAALGAAVRLLDRNPEALDAGARAMLEGLGVELRLGPHKPEDFEGAQMVVLSPGVPVAKLAAFLAACPDAQVLSELELASWFNQAPIVAVTGTNGKTTTTTLIGEILRHAGRRVFVGGNIGTPLSEHLLSGEPCDVAVLEVSSFQLQNVKSFRPKVGVLLNFSANHLDFHADIEEYLTAKLNLFTRMTENDLAVLPLEMKDELEARKFTKARRVYFTGTSRFPENHLPGAHNRANMEAAWLACRAMGVTEEQARAAVAAFKPLAHRLESLGEKGGVLFVDDSKATTVDAMRAAVQSFDRPVRLLAGGVFKGGDLEAVLPLFKGRVVEVGLFGANREIFEAAWSGQLPLFWEPTLEAAVTRLYRNSEPGDVILLSPATASFDLYSGYKARGEDFARIMAGLPDETEARQ from the coding sequence ATGCAGGCGCTGATCCACAAGTCGCAGCTGGCCGGGCACAAGGCCGTGGTGGTGGGAGCCGCCGTGTCCGGCGTGGCCGCCGCCCGCCTGTTGGCCGCGCTGGGCGCCGCCGTCCGCCTGCTGGACCGCAACCCCGAGGCCCTGGACGCCGGGGCCCGCGCCATGCTTGAAGGCCTGGGCGTGGAGCTGCGGCTCGGACCCCACAAGCCCGAGGACTTCGAGGGCGCCCAGATGGTGGTGCTCTCCCCCGGCGTGCCCGTGGCCAAGCTCGCCGCGTTCCTGGCGGCCTGCCCGGACGCCCAGGTGCTCAGCGAACTGGAGCTGGCCTCCTGGTTCAACCAGGCCCCCATTGTGGCCGTCACCGGCACCAACGGGAAGACCACCACGACCACGCTCATCGGCGAGATCCTGCGCCACGCCGGGCGACGGGTGTTCGTGGGCGGCAACATCGGCACGCCCCTCTCCGAGCATCTGCTCTCGGGCGAGCCCTGCGACGTGGCCGTGCTGGAGGTCTCCAGCTTCCAGCTGCAGAACGTGAAGAGCTTCCGCCCCAAGGTGGGCGTGCTGCTCAACTTCTCGGCCAATCACCTGGATTTCCACGCCGACATCGAGGAATACCTCACGGCCAAGCTCAACCTCTTCACGCGCATGACCGAGAACGACCTGGCCGTGCTGCCGCTGGAGATGAAGGATGAGCTCGAGGCCCGCAAGTTCACCAAGGCCCGCCGCGTCTACTTCACGGGTACTTCCCGCTTCCCGGAGAACCACCTGCCCGGCGCGCACAACAGGGCCAACATGGAGGCCGCCTGGCTGGCCTGCAGGGCCATGGGCGTGACCGAGGAGCAGGCCCGGGCGGCCGTGGCCGCGTTCAAGCCCCTGGCCCACCGCCTGGAGAGCCTGGGCGAGAAGGGCGGCGTGCTCTTCGTGGACGACTCCAAGGCCACCACCGTGGACGCCATGCGCGCAGCCGTGCAGAGCTTCGACCGCCCCGTGCGCCTGCTGGCCGGGGGCGTGTTCAAGGGCGGCGACCTGGAGGCCGTGCTGCCGCTGTTCAAGGGCCGCGTGGTGGAGGTGGGGCTGTTCGGAGCCAACCGCGAGATTTTCGAGGCCGCCTGGAGCGGGCAGCTGCCCCTGTTCTGGGAGCCCACGCTTGAGGCCGCCGTGACCAGGCTCTACCGGAACAGCGAGCCGGGCGACGTGATCCTGCTCTCCCCGGCCACGGCCAGCTTCGACCTGTACTCCGGCTACAAGGCCCGCGGCGAGGACTTCGCCCGGATCATGGCCGGCCTGCCCGACGAGACGGAGGCCAGGCAATGA
- the murB gene encoding UDP-N-acetylmuramate dehydrogenase → MALKIQPGPRFAERTTLRVGGRAQAEILLESPEDAALLGDELARHAGRPFVLGWGSNLLALDGDLDIAVVSLGQAGSPVRAGLSSDGRELVLAPGGLMLPKLLGWAAREGLSGMEGLAGIPGTVGGAVAMNAGSYGRETAELLDAVRVWDMSGGLRWIGPEQWLAGYRRFTPLGLDEPWLVLEARYALTQAAPEAVRAAMDDVLARKKATQPVSAATCGCVFKNPPGASAGKMLDELGFKGKALGGMRFSGMHANFLVNDGRGTAMAALELIDQASQAVLEHFGVELKLEVKVVQ, encoded by the coding sequence ATGGCGCTTAAGATCCAGCCCGGACCCCGCTTCGCGGAGCGCACCACCCTGCGGGTGGGCGGCCGCGCGCAGGCCGAGATCCTCCTGGAATCCCCGGAGGACGCGGCCCTGCTCGGGGACGAGCTGGCCCGGCACGCGGGCAGGCCCTTCGTGCTGGGGTGGGGAAGCAATCTTCTGGCCCTGGACGGCGACCTGGACATCGCGGTCGTCAGCCTGGGCCAGGCGGGGAGCCCGGTGCGCGCCGGGCTTTCCTCCGACGGCCGTGAGCTGGTGCTGGCACCGGGCGGGCTCATGCTGCCCAAGCTGCTGGGCTGGGCCGCGCGTGAGGGCCTCTCCGGTATGGAAGGGTTGGCCGGCATCCCGGGCACCGTGGGCGGGGCCGTGGCCATGAACGCGGGCAGCTACGGGCGCGAGACCGCCGAACTGCTGGACGCCGTGCGCGTGTGGGACATGTCGGGCGGCCTGCGCTGGATCGGGCCGGAGCAGTGGCTGGCGGGCTACCGCCGCTTCACTCCCCTGGGCCTGGACGAGCCCTGGCTGGTGCTGGAGGCGCGCTACGCCCTGACCCAGGCGGCTCCCGAGGCGGTGCGCGCGGCAATGGACGACGTGCTGGCCCGCAAGAAGGCCACCCAGCCCGTGAGCGCGGCCACCTGCGGCTGCGTGTTCAAGAATCCCCCGGGCGCGAGCGCCGGGAAGATGCTCGACGAGCTGGGCTTCAAGGGCAAGGCCCTGGGCGGGATGCGCTTCTCGGGCATGCACGCGAATTTTCTGGTGAACGACGGCAGGGGCACGGCCATGGCGGCGCTGGAGCTCATCGACCAGGCCAGCCAGGCGGTCCTCGAACATTTCGGCGTGGAGCTGAAGCTGGAAGTGAAGGTGGTGCAGTGA
- the ftsW gene encoding putative lipid II flippase FtsW, which produces MSVHAHAHSQAHVAAPAITAPRSGFDWWLVAFAVALAGLGVVMVLSASGIMAERMVHDKYFFFKKQAIFLGIGVCLMFFVAWLPRKILYGPVYLWLFMVLALLAMTMIPPFSVKAGGARRWMHIGPLLLQPMELAKVVLVFYLAYFYSSKQALVKSFSVGFIPPVVVTGILGVVLLIQPDFGGAVFLGMLFFLMSLVGGTRIIYLLVSGLFGAAAAVLLVVNSPYRFKRWFAFLDPFQDPQGTGYQLVQSFFAFGSGQITGVGFGAGKQKLFYLPEAHTDFIMAVTGEELGFIGVSVILAMIGVLMWRSFRIALAQDDLRDRFTAYGMAMVLGIGFLLNLAVVMGCVPPKGVAMPFLSYGGSNLISGFLCVGILLNLSRRKPA; this is translated from the coding sequence ATGAGCGTACACGCCCACGCCCACTCCCAGGCCCATGTCGCGGCCCCGGCCATCACGGCGCCCCGCTCCGGTTTCGACTGGTGGCTGGTGGCCTTCGCCGTGGCCCTGGCCGGGCTCGGCGTGGTCATGGTGCTCTCGGCCTCCGGCATCATGGCGGAGCGCATGGTCCACGACAAATATTTCTTCTTCAAGAAGCAGGCGATCTTCCTGGGCATCGGGGTGTGCCTGATGTTCTTCGTGGCCTGGCTGCCGCGCAAGATCCTCTACGGGCCGGTGTACCTCTGGCTGTTCATGGTGCTGGCGCTCTTGGCCATGACCATGATCCCGCCGTTCTCGGTCAAGGCGGGCGGGGCCAGGCGCTGGATGCACATCGGGCCGCTGCTGCTCCAGCCCATGGAGCTGGCCAAGGTGGTGCTGGTGTTCTACCTGGCCTATTTCTACTCCAGCAAACAGGCCCTGGTGAAGTCGTTCTCCGTGGGCTTCATCCCCCCGGTGGTGGTCACGGGCATCCTGGGCGTGGTGCTGCTCATCCAGCCGGACTTCGGCGGCGCGGTGTTCCTGGGCATGCTCTTCTTCCTGATGAGCCTGGTGGGCGGCACCCGCATCATCTACCTGCTGGTCTCGGGCCTGTTCGGCGCCGCCGCGGCCGTGCTGCTGGTGGTCAACTCGCCGTACCGCTTCAAGCGCTGGTTCGCCTTCCTGGACCCCTTCCAGGACCCGCAGGGCACGGGCTACCAGCTGGTGCAGTCCTTCTTCGCCTTCGGCTCCGGGCAGATCACGGGCGTGGGCTTCGGCGCGGGCAAGCAGAAGCTCTTCTACCTGCCCGAGGCGCACACGGACTTCATCATGGCCGTCACCGGGGAGGAGCTGGGCTTCATCGGCGTCTCCGTGATCCTGGCCATGATCGGGGTGCTCATGTGGCGCTCCTTCCGCATCGCCCTGGCCCAGGACGACCTGCGCGACCGCTTCACCGCCTACGGCATGGCCATGGTGCTGGGCATCGGCTTCCTGCTGAACCTGGCCGTGGTCATGGGCTGCGTGCCGCCCAAGGGCGTGGCCATGCCCTTCCTCTCCTACGGAGGCTCAAACCTGATTTCCGGCTTCCTATGCGTCGGCATCCTCCTGAACCTCTCGAGGAGGAAACCCGCATGA
- a CDS encoding UDP-N-acetylmuramoyl-L-alanyl-D-glutamate--2,6-diaminopimelate ligase produces MSFTDKPETAAWADLLNRVAAGLPIRTDSRLVEPGDVFVAVPGAAQDGADYVPMAVEKGAGYVVAASAENFPACTRAELVLTDNPRRALGQLAAAFNGTAKLPFPLVGVTGTNGKTTIAYLVEHVMASAGGKPGVLSTVEYRWPGESVPANLTTPGCLAIHSMLGRMIQAGVTGAVMEASSHALDQGRLEGLTFDAAALTNVTQDHLDYHQDMETYFKAKRRLFEAYLKSSTGAVLNGDDPYGRRLLDSMPDALGYGLGGAGASKRWLQGVILSNTAHGMELEMRYVGGSWRFSTPLAGAHNASNLLAAQGACLAIGFTPEQLASLATCHGAPGRLERVPNCRGLNVYVDYAHTPDALVNVLKALRKLDFGKIVTVFGCGGDRDRTKRPLMAKAVADWSDVAVLTSDNPRHEDPQAIMDDAMPGLSGARQVIAHPDRRKAIAMALELLTPADALLIAGKGHETYQQIGDVKHPFNDVAVVKELLA; encoded by the coding sequence ATGAGCTTCACAGACAAGCCCGAAACAGCCGCCTGGGCGGACCTCCTGAACCGCGTGGCTGCGGGGCTGCCCATCCGCACGGACTCCCGCCTGGTGGAGCCCGGCGACGTGTTCGTTGCCGTGCCCGGCGCGGCGCAGGACGGCGCCGATTACGTGCCCATGGCCGTGGAGAAGGGCGCGGGCTACGTGGTGGCCGCCTCGGCCGAGAATTTCCCCGCATGCACGCGGGCGGAGCTGGTGCTCACCGACAACCCCCGCCGGGCGCTGGGCCAGCTCGCTGCCGCCTTCAACGGCACCGCCAAGCTGCCCTTCCCCCTGGTGGGGGTCACCGGCACCAACGGCAAGACCACCATCGCCTACCTGGTGGAGCACGTGATGGCCTCGGCAGGCGGCAAGCCCGGGGTGCTCTCCACGGTGGAATACCGCTGGCCCGGCGAGTCAGTGCCCGCCAACCTAACCACCCCAGGCTGCCTGGCCATCCACTCCATGCTGGGCCGCATGATCCAGGCTGGCGTCACCGGCGCGGTGATGGAAGCATCCAGCCACGCCCTGGACCAGGGCCGCCTGGAGGGCCTGACCTTCGACGCCGCCGCCCTGACCAACGTGACCCAGGACCACCTGGACTACCACCAGGACATGGAGACCTATTTCAAGGCCAAGCGCAGGCTCTTCGAGGCCTACCTCAAAAGCTCCACCGGCGCGGTGCTCAACGGCGACGACCCCTACGGGCGCAGGCTCCTGGACAGCATGCCCGACGCCCTGGGCTACGGCCTGGGCGGGGCGGGCGCCTCGAAGCGCTGGCTCCAGGGTGTGATCCTCAGCAACACGGCCCACGGCATGGAACTGGAGATGCGCTACGTCGGCGGCTCCTGGCGTTTCTCCACCCCCCTGGCCGGGGCGCACAACGCCTCCAACCTGCTGGCCGCCCAGGGCGCGTGCCTGGCCATCGGCTTCACCCCCGAGCAGCTTGCGAGCCTGGCCACCTGCCACGGCGCGCCGGGCAGGCTCGAGCGTGTGCCCAACTGCCGGGGCCTCAACGTCTACGTGGACTACGCCCACACCCCCGACGCCCTGGTCAACGTGCTCAAGGCCCTGCGCAAGCTCGATTTCGGCAAGATCGTCACCGTGTTCGGCTGCGGCGGCGACCGCGACCGCACCAAGCGCCCGCTTATGGCCAAGGCCGTGGCGGACTGGTCCGACGTGGCCGTGCTCACCTCGGACAATCCCCGCCACGAAGACCCCCAGGCCATCATGGACGACGCCATGCCCGGCCTGTCCGGGGCCAGGCAGGTCATCGCCCACCCGGACCGCCGCAAGGCCATCGCCATGGCCCTGGAGCTGCTCACCCCGGCGGACGCCCTGCTCATCGCGGGCAAGGGGCACGAGACCTACCAGCAGATCGGCGACGTGAAGCACCCCTTCAACGACGTGGCGGTGGTCAAGGAGCTTCTGGCATGA
- the mraY gene encoding phospho-N-acetylmuramoyl-pentapeptide-transferase, producing MIFWLLVPFAAQMTVLNVFRYITFRAIYAFATALIISIVFGPRMIRWLTKIKCGQYIHEDVKAHQCKAGTPTMGGLLMVASILGSVLLWADLTNANVWMAIMVFVGFGLIGLGDDYLKVVKKNNKGLSARGKLIGQLVIAGIAVGALLMDPDFSTKLQVPFFKNFSPDLGWWYLPFAVLVIVGASNGVNLTDGLDGLAIGPTVVAAGMFALFVYVAGHAQMARYLQVLPVAGVGEVAVFCAAMAGAGLGFLWFNAYPAQVFMGDVGSLALGGALGFVAVVCKQEFILMIVGGVFVLETLSVILQVGYYKFSGGKRIFRMAPLHHHFELKGIPESKIIIRFWILSILLAFVALSTLKLR from the coding sequence GTGATCTTCTGGCTGCTGGTCCCCTTCGCCGCCCAGATGACCGTGCTGAACGTGTTCCGCTACATCACGTTCCGCGCCATCTACGCTTTCGCCACGGCTCTCATCATCTCCATCGTGTTCGGCCCGCGCATGATCCGCTGGCTGACCAAGATCAAGTGCGGCCAGTACATCCACGAGGACGTCAAGGCCCACCAGTGCAAGGCCGGAACCCCCACCATGGGCGGGCTGCTGATGGTCGCCTCCATCCTGGGTTCGGTCCTGCTCTGGGCGGACCTGACCAACGCCAACGTCTGGATGGCCATCATGGTCTTCGTGGGCTTCGGGCTCATCGGCCTGGGCGACGACTACCTGAAGGTGGTCAAGAAGAACAACAAGGGCCTTTCCGCCAGGGGCAAGCTCATCGGGCAGCTGGTCATCGCCGGCATCGCCGTGGGCGCGCTGCTCATGGACCCCGACTTCTCCACCAAGCTCCAGGTGCCCTTCTTCAAGAACTTCTCGCCGGACCTGGGCTGGTGGTACCTGCCCTTCGCCGTGCTGGTGATCGTGGGGGCCTCCAACGGCGTGAACCTCACCGACGGGCTCGACGGCCTGGCAATCGGCCCCACGGTGGTGGCGGCGGGCATGTTCGCCCTGTTCGTCTACGTGGCGGGCCACGCGCAGATGGCGCGCTACCTCCAGGTGCTGCCCGTTGCCGGCGTGGGCGAGGTCGCGGTGTTCTGCGCGGCCATGGCCGGGGCCGGGCTCGGGTTTTTGTGGTTCAACGCCTACCCGGCGCAGGTGTTCATGGGTGACGTGGGCTCCCTGGCCCTGGGCGGGGCGCTGGGCTTCGTGGCCGTGGTCTGCAAGCAGGAGTTCATCCTGATGATCGTGGGCGGCGTCTTCGTGCTGGAGACCCTCTCCGTGATCCTGCAGGTGGGCTACTACAAGTTCTCGGGGGGCAAGCGCATCTTCCGCATGGCCCCGCTGCACCATCATTTCGAACTCAAGGGGATACCGGAATCCAAGATCATCATCCGGTTCTGGATACTCTCCATCCTCCTGGCCTTCGTGGCCTTGAGCACGCTGAAGCTGAGGTAG
- a CDS encoding UDP-N-acetylmuramoyl-tripeptide--D-alanyl-D-alanine ligase, translated as MRLTLGEIMAAVQAEADIRPFADAVCDLVTSDSRQARPGALFCCLKGERADGHDFAAQAVERGASALLASRPLTEAEGRAAVLQVPDVLVAMGLLARHWRRRTRAVVAALSGSAGKTTAKEMLASIAARMASSIKNPGNFNNQLGLPLSMLAAGEEHRLWVLELGISRPGDMEELGAICEPDVAVVHNIGPAHLEGLGSIEGVGRAKAGLFHFLRPGGVALANRDYPELWAAAREIRHDVQAMSTRDREAPYYCSFTGCDPDGRGLYRLNLQGLKLEVALSCHGGHLAENVLAAAAAASVLGADARQIAEGLAAAELPGRRFDVRRMGPLAVIDDTYNANPLSMAAAIESARSLAGGGRLVLVLGEMGELGPEADQAHQALGECIARGGCDLLVFKGGAAGHVERGLRSAGYAGRFVPVETAEDFEGVARDMDIDEGAVLFKGSRSQRMEEFLDRFLATRGGESK; from the coding sequence ATGAGGCTCACCCTGGGCGAAATCATGGCCGCAGTGCAGGCCGAGGCCGACATCCGCCCCTTCGCGGACGCCGTGTGCGACCTCGTGACCAGCGACAGCCGCCAGGCGCGCCCCGGGGCGCTGTTCTGCTGCCTCAAGGGCGAGCGTGCCGACGGCCACGACTTCGCGGCCCAGGCCGTGGAGCGCGGCGCGAGCGCGCTGCTGGCCTCCCGCCCGCTGACCGAGGCGGAGGGCAGGGCGGCCGTGCTCCAGGTGCCCGACGTGCTGGTGGCCATGGGCCTGCTGGCCCGCCACTGGCGCAGGCGCACCCGCGCCGTGGTGGCCGCGCTCTCGGGCTCGGCGGGCAAGACCACCGCCAAGGAGATGCTGGCCTCCATCGCCGCGCGCATGGCCTCCTCCATCAAGAACCCTGGCAATTTCAACAACCAGCTGGGCCTGCCGCTCTCCATGCTGGCCGCCGGAGAAGAGCACCGCCTCTGGGTGCTGGAGCTGGGCATCAGCCGCCCCGGCGACATGGAAGAGCTTGGGGCCATCTGCGAGCCCGACGTTGCCGTGGTGCACAACATCGGCCCCGCCCACCTGGAAGGCCTGGGCAGCATCGAGGGCGTGGGCCGGGCCAAGGCCGGGCTGTTCCACTTCCTGCGCCCCGGCGGGGTGGCCCTGGCCAACCGCGACTACCCCGAGCTGTGGGCCGCCGCCAGGGAGATCCGCCACGACGTGCAGGCCATGTCCACCAGGGACCGCGAGGCCCCCTACTATTGTTCCTTCACCGGCTGCGACCCGGACGGGCGCGGCCTGTACCGCCTGAACCTGCAGGGCCTCAAGCTGGAGGTGGCGCTCTCCTGCCACGGCGGCCACCTGGCCGAGAACGTGCTGGCTGCCGCCGCCGCGGCCAGCGTGCTGGGCGCGGACGCCCGGCAGATCGCCGAGGGCCTCGCCGCCGCGGAGCTGCCCGGCCGACGCTTCGATGTGCGCCGCATGGGCCCGCTGGCCGTCATCGACGACACCTACAACGCCAACCCCCTGTCCATGGCGGCGGCCATCGAGTCCGCCAGGTCCCTGGCGGGCGGCGGGCGGCTGGTGCTGGTGCTGGGCGAGATGGGCGAGCTTGGCCCCGAGGCCGACCAGGCCCACCAGGCCCTGGGCGAGTGCATCGCCAGGGGCGGTTGCGACCTGCTTGTGTTCAAGGGCGGCGCGGCCGGGCATGTGGAGCGCGGCCTGCGTTCGGCTGGCTACGCCGGGCGCTTCGTGCCGGTGGAGACCGCGGAAGATTTCGAGGGCGTGGCCCGCGACATGGATATCGACGAGGGAGCGGTGCTCTTCAAGGGCTCGCGCTCCCAGCGCATGGAGGAGTTCTTGGATCGTTTTCTTGCAACCCGCGGGGGGGAAAGCAAGTGA